In Silene latifolia isolate original U9 population chromosome X, ASM4854445v1, whole genome shotgun sequence, the following proteins share a genomic window:
- the LOC141622041 gene encoding actin-depolymerizing factor 7-like translates to MANAASGMAVDDECKVKFRELKAKRSYRFITFKIEKQEVVVDKIGTPEESYEDFTNSLPADECRYAVFDFDFTTDENCQKSKIFFIAWSPDTSKVRMKMVYASSKDRFKRELEGIQVELQATDPSEMSFDIIKARAL, encoded by the exons ATG GCGAACGCAGCGTCAGGGATGGCTGTTGACGATGAATGTAAGGTCAAGTTTAGGGAGCTAAAAGCGAAAAGGAGCTACAGGTTCATAACCTTTAAGATAGAAAAGCAAGAAGTTGTGGTTGATAAAATTGGGACCCCTGAGGAGAGTTATGAAGACTTCACTAACTCCTTACCTGCTGATGAATGCCGTTATGCCGTTTTCGACTTTGATTTCACCACCGACGAGAACTGCCAGAAGAGCAAGATCTTCTTCATTGCCTG GTCACCAGATACATCAAAGGTGAGGATGAAGATGGTGTATGCAAGCTCAAAAGACAGGTTCAAGAGAGAACTTGAGGGAATTCAAGTTGAATTGCAGGCAACTGATCCAAGTGAAATGAGCTTTGATATCATTAAAGCACGAGCACTATAG